GGCGAGCGCCATGGCCTCGTCGGCAGCCGCGGGCGGCGGCGGCTCGCCGCGCGCGAGATCGCGGACGCCAGGCCCCTGCGACAACGCGCGCCGGGCCGAGTCCCGCATCAGGTTCAGATCCGCTCGTTCCGTCATGTCCCACCTACCGCGGCAAACCGAGGACGCGCTCGCCCACGACATTGCGCTGGATCTCGGAGGTCCCCGCCAGAATGGTCTCGGCGCGGCTCCACAAATGGTCGCGCTGCCAGTGGCGATGCCGGATTGCGCTCGGCTCGTGCGGCCCGAGCAGCACCTCCGGGCCGATCACGGTCAGAGCGAGGTCGAGCAGTCGCTGATGGCTCTCGCTCCAGAGCAGCTTGATGAAGGAGCCTTCCGGGCCCGGCTGCTCGTGGCGCGCCGCCGAGCCCAGCATGGTCCTCGCATGCAGCTTCAGCGCCTGGACGTCGACGAACAGCCGGGCGAAGGCATCGCGGACCAGCGGATCGTCGCAGACGCGCCTGCCGTCCCTGACCATTTCGCGGGAGACGGCGACGAGGTCGGCGAGTTCCTGCTCCATCTGCACGAGGCGCGGAATGAAATAGGTCGCCCGCTCGTAGCTCGCGGCCGCCATGGCAATGGCCCAGCCCGCATTTTCCTCGCCCACCCTGAGGTCCACCGGCACGCGGACCTGATCGAAGAAGACCTCGTTGAATTCCTCCTGGCCATCCATCTGGCGGATCGGACGGACGGTGATGCCTGGCGACTTCATGTCGACCAGGAGAAACGAAATGCCCCTGTGCCTGGCGGCGGCCGGGTCGGTGCGCGCCAGAAGGAAGCACCAGTCGGCGAGATGGGCATAGCTCGTCCAGATCTTCTGGCCGGTGACCACATAATGGTCGCCGTCACGCACGGCGCGTGTGCGCAACGCCGCGAGGTCCGAGCCGGCATCGGGTTCCGAATAGCCCTGGCACCAGATCTCGGTATTGGCGAGGATGCCGGGCAGAAAGCGGGCCTTCTGCTCGGGTGATCCATAGAGCAGCAGGGTCGGCGCCAGGATGCCGTGGCCGATGAGATTGATGCCCTTCGGGATGCCGGCGCGCGCGCATTCCTCGAGGAAGATCGCGATCAGGTCGATGGGCAGCGCCTGCCCGCCGGCCTCCTTCGGCCAGCCGAGCCCCGACCAGCCGCCACGGCAGACGCGGTCCTCGAACGCCCGTCGCAGCACCGGATCGGTAAAGGGCACGCCGGGGAAGTCGGCGCGCAACCGGTCGAGCTCGGCGGCGAGAAAGCTGCGCGCCGCCGAGCGGAAGGCCTGCTGATCCATGTCAGTTGACCTGTTTCAGGCCGGCGTCGCGCGCCACCTGATCCCACTTCTTCAGATCGGCGCCGATGAAGCTCGCAAAGCGTTCCGGCTCGTAGGACAGGATCTCCAGTCCAAGCTCGGCAAAGCGCCGCTTGACGTCATCGGTCTTCAGGACCTGGCCGACGACGGCATTGAGCCGCTGGACGATATCGCCGGACAGCTTCGCCGGACCGAAAAGGCCGAGCCAGGGCACGGCTTCGTAGCCCGGCAGCCCGGCTTCCGCGATGGTTGGCATATCGGGCAAGAGCGAAGAGCGCTGGGCCGAGGTGACGCCGAGTGAGCGGATGATCTTGGCCTCCATGTGCGGCTTCGAGGAGGCGAGCGCATCGAACATCATCTCCAGCCGGCCGGTCACCAGGTCCTGCAAGGCCGGGGCGCTGCCACGATAGGGAACATGAACCAGCTCGATGCCGGCCATCCTGGCGAAGAGTTCGGCCTCGATATGGGTCGAGGTGCCATGGCCGACCGATCCGTAACGGACCTTGCCCGGCCGCTCCTTGGCATAGGCGATCAGCTCGGCGACGTTGCGCACCGGCAGGTCGTTGTGAACGACCAGCACGTGCAGGGGCGATACGACGAGGTTGACCGGCGTGAAGTCGCCGACCGGATCATAGCGGACGCGCTGGACCGCCGGATTGATCGTATGGGCCGAGGCCGCGAGCAGGAAGGTATGGCCGTCCGGCGCGCTGCGGGCCACCTGCTCGGTGGCGATCATGGTGCCGGCACCGACGACATTCTCGACATAGAAGCTGTAGCCGGCGGCCTCCCGCAGCTTCTCGACGAGGATCCGCGCCATGGTATCGGCCGCCCCGCCCGCGGCGAAGGGAACGACGAGGCGAACCGGCCGTGCCGGCCAGTCCGAAGCTCCGGCCGCTCCGCCGCCCGCAAGCGCCAGGGCACCGGCGGCCAGACTTTTAAGCAATTCTCTGCGCTGCATTGTCACGATATCCTCCCGACACATCGGCTTCTTGGTTGTTGTTGAGAACGACCAGGGCATCGAGCGCGACGACGCCGCGTCCCTGCTCCCTGACGATCAAGGGGTTGATTTCGATCTCCGCGATCCTGCCGCCAGCGGCCAGTACGGCCTCCGACAGGGCGGCCATGGCGGCGCAGAGCGCGGGGACGTCGCACTTCGGCCGGCCGCGCGCGCCATCGAGCAGGGCGAAGGCCTTGAGCCGGCGGACCATCGCCTCCGCCCGTCCGGCATCGACAGGCAATGTGCGATGTTCGACATCGCCGAGGATCTCGGTGAACACGCCGCCGAGGCCGACCGTCATGACCGGCCCGAAGACGGGATCGCGGGTCACGCCGACGAGAACCTCCGCACCGGACGGCTCCTGCGTCTGCACGACCACGCCCAAGATCCGCGCGGCCGGGTGGGCATGGCGGGCCGCCGCCGTGACGGCCTGGAACGCTGCGCGCGCCTCGTCGGCCGACGTGATGCCGAGCCGGACGCCGCCGCAATCCGACTTGTGCGGAATATCGGGGCTCAGCACCTTGACCACGACGGGCCAGCCGAGCTCCGCCGCGGCCATCGCCGCCTCCTCGGCGGACGCCGCGATCCTTTCGGCGGCGACCGGCAGACCGAAGGCACTCAGAAACTGCTTGCCCTCGACCTCATCCAGCGTCCGGCGGCCAGCGGCGATCGCCGCGTCGAGCCGGGCCATGGGCTGCGCCGCGGCCACCGATCGCGATCCCGACGATGCGGCGGCGCTGGGCGCGCCGGCCCGTTCCGACCACCTGCCGAATATGCTGAGCGCAGCGACCGCGCGCGCCGTGTCGTCGAAGACCGGAATGCCGGCAGCCTCGAGCTCGGCATGGTTCTTCGCATTGAACGTGTCGATCGCCGCGATCAGCTTGTGCGAGGTCCCGGCGGCTTCGATCATGGCCGGCGACAGGCGCTGCAGGAGATAGCCGGGAGCGTAGACGACGATCGTATCGATCTCCTCGCACGCCTGAAGCGCGGCGAGCGCATCGCGCATGAAGCCGTGCTGGTTGACGACATTGCCCGTCAGGTCGACCGGATTCGAGACCATGCCGTAGTCCGGAATGCCGGCGCGCAGCACCTGCTGCACGGCCGCCGGCAGGGTCGGCACGTCGGCTCCCGCCTTGACGAACTTGTCGGACAGCAGCGCGCCGAGCGCGCCCGAGATCGTCAGGATCGCCACGCGGCTGCCCGCCCGGCGCGCGCGGAAACCGGAGAGATGGACGAGATCGGCCATGTGGGCGAGATCGTCGGCCATCATGACGTTGAGATCGTCGAACACGGCCCGATAGACCTTTTGCGAGCCGGCGAGCGAGGCCGTATGCGAAGCGGCCGCCTCGGCGCCCTTGGCAGTATCGCCAATCTTCAGGATGATGAACGGACGCATCTCGCGCCGCAGGCGTTCGGCCACGCGCCTGAAGCGTTCGCCGTCGCGCAGCCCCTCGACATAACCGGCGATCGTCTCGGTTTCCGGCTGGTCGGCGAAATATTCGAGATATTCGGAGAACTCGACGCCGGCTTCGTTGCCGGTATTGATCACGCTCGAAAACCGCACGTCCCGCTTGCGGCTGGCCGCATAGACGGCCGCGCAGACATTGCCGCTCTGCGTGACCAGGGCAACCCGATGACCGCTTTCGGGCGGCGCGATATCGCGGAATACCGACGCGAAGGCCGTGTAGGCGTGGGTCTTGAGATTGGCGAAGCCCATGCAATTGGGTCCGGCAACGGGAATGCCGAGCGCGGCGACGCAAGCCTCGAACTCGTCCTGCAGGCGCCGGCCTTCGGCATCGTTGGTTTCGGCGAAACCGGAAGCGAAGACGATCGCCGACCGGATGCCCTTGGCCGCGGCACGGCGCAATTGCGGCACGACCTCGCGTGCCGCCACGGCCAGCGCGATCAGGTCGACCGGGCCCGGCAGAGCCTCGATGTCGGGGTAGCAGCGAAGGCCCGAAATCTCCTGGTATTTGGGATTGATCGGATAGATCGGACCGGCAAAGCGATGCTGCAGGAGCAGTTGCAGGGGCATGCCGCCGACCCGGCCTGGATCGGCCGACGCGCCGAGAATGGCGATGGAGGCCGGATTGATCAGCGGTTCGAGGCGGTGCGCCGTCACGATGCTTTTCCCTTGGCGATGGCCTTGGCGAGCCCGGCCTGCTTGGCCTCCTTGAAGGCTTCCGAGACGTGGCTGAGCTGATGGGTGTCGAAATGCGCGCCGAGCGCGGAGCGCAGGCCCTGAATGTCGACGCTGCGGTTGATCGAGCGCTTCATGAGCTTGAGCGCGAAGCCAGGGGCTTCCGCGATCCGCTGCGCGAGCGCATCGGTCTCGCGCTCGAGGTCCGCCCGCGGCACGACCCGGTTCACCATGCCCCAGGCAAGCGCGTCGGCGGCACCGAACCGCTCGCCGGTGAACAGGATCTCCTTGGCGCGGCGGGCGCCGAGCACCCAGGGATGAATGAGCACTTCCACCGCCGCGGCGCCGAGGGTCCGGCCGACCGGATCGGCGAAGACGGCATCCTCGGAGGCGACGATCAGGTCGCACATGTTGGCGATCATGAAGCCGGCGGCGATACAGGCGCCCTGCACGGCAGCAATGGTCGGCTTCGGACAGTCCAGAATGCGCATGGAATAGTCGTAGTAGCGCCGCTCCTCATAGGCGTAGCGTTCTTCGACCGTGAAGCCGGCCCGGCTCTCCTGAGCCTCCTTCAGGTCATGGCCGGCGGAAAAATGGTTGCCCTGGCCGGCAAGGACGATCACCTTGACCGAATCCTCGGTTGTAGCGGCCAGAAAAGCGGCATCGAGATCATCGAGAAGCTGGCGACTCTGCGCGTTCCTCTGCTCCGGACGGGCCAGCCAAAGCCAAAGAACAGCGCCGCGTTGCTCAACGACAACATTAGGGCCGATCATATCATCCTCCCAATACGCATATTTACTTTTGATCTGCTTGCATCGTGACATGAGGAGCCGTGCGCTGTCCCCCGTCTCGCGGACGAAATGGGGCGATTTCTGTCCACGATGCGGACAGACCGGGCGAGACGCATGAAAAAAGCGGGCTCCGGCCCCGGAACCCGCTTCGCTTCGGCTTTTTCAGGACGACAGGCGATCGGCCGCAGGCGCGGCCGCGCCCGACCGGTTCAGTTCGCCAGCGTGATGCCCGCCTTGGTGATGATCTCGTCGAACTTCGCCATTTCCGACCGCGACTTCGCGCGGAACTCGTCCGGCGTCGACGGGGTCGCGGTCGCCCCCATCTCCTCGAACCTCTGGATCACGCCCGGCTCGGCGAGCGCGGCCTTCAGGGCCTCGGTCAGCACGTCGCAGATCTCTTTCGGTGTGCCCTTGGGCGCCAGGAAGCCGTTCCACGAGGTGATGTCGAAGCCCGGCAGGGTCTCGGCGAGCGGCGGGATCTCCGGCGTGATCTTGGCGCGCTGCGCCGAGGTCACGGCGAGGCCGCGAATGGCACCGGCCTTGTAGTGCGGATAGGGCGAGGTGAAATTGTCGAAGGAGAGCTTCACCTCGCCGCCGATCAGCGCCTGGACCAGCGCCGCCGACGACCGCATGGGAACGTGGGTGAGCTTGGTTCCGGTCATCTGCATGAACAGCTCGGCCGACAAGTGGATCGACGTGCCGATGCCGGACGAGCCGAAATTCTCCTTGCCCGGATTGGCCTTCAGATAGGCGAGGAACTCGGTGACATTGCTCGCCGGGATCGAGGGATGGATGCACATGAAGTTCGGCTGCGATGACGCAAGGCCGATGAACTCGAAATCCTCGATCGGCTTGAACGGCAGCCGCTCGCGATAGAGGATCGGATTGATCCCGTGGTTCGAGATCGTCGTCATGCCGATCGTGTAGCCGTCATTGTTCGACCGGGCGAGCGCGGCAACCCCGACATTGCCACCGGCGCCGGCGCGGTTCTCGACGATAAATCCCTGGCCGAAACGGCTCTGCAGCCGCTCGGACACGATGCGGCCGATCACGTCGGTCGAGCCGCCGGCGCCGAACGGCACGATCACCGTCACGGGCCGGTTCGGATAGGCTTGCGCGAAGCCTTCGCGCGCAACGAAAGGCGAAGCGATCGCGCCGGCGGTCAGTCCGAGCGCGGTCCGTCTGGTCATGCGGGTCATGGTTCCTCCTGGAAGAGACGCGGCCTTCGGCCGTCGTTTGCGAGGAGCCTAGCCCGGTTGGAGGCGATCGTGAAGGCGGGTCCGGACGGCGCGCATCGGCGCGGATCAGCCGGTCGTCCGCCGGGCCGGATCGGCGAGCCCGGCCAGGATCGCCGCGGTCGACGAGACCGCCGCGAATTCGAAGCCAAGCGTCGCCAGATGGACCGCCTGCACGGTTTCGGCCGGAATGCTGCCGCCGCCACCATCGGGCAGGTCGAAACAATCGCAGGCATCCGCGACCAGAATCATGCGGTAGCCGAGATTGGCCCCGACCCGCACGGTGGTCGACACGCACATATCGGTCGACAGGCCGAAGGCGACGACCGAAGTCGCGCCCAGCCGGCGCAGCATCAGGTCGAGCTCGGTGCCAATGAAGGCGGCGTTCACCGATTTGGCGACGAGCGCCTCGCCCTCGCGCGGCGCAAAGCCATCCCGGAAGGCATGGCCCGGCATGCCCGGGCGCAAGGTCGAGCCCGGCACGACCGAATCGTGCCTGACATGAATGATCGGCAGGCCGCGGCGGCGCCAGGCATCGAGGAGGGCCAGGCCATTGCCGTCGAGCGCGCTGTTCCAGCGGCGCGGCCATGGCGGCCCGTCGAAGGCCTTCTGCATGTCGATCGGCAACAGAACCGGGGTCTTGTCGGCCGGCATGAGGCCGTCCTCGCTTGGGGAACCGTCGTCGAAACTGCCGCAGGGCGCGGCCGGCCGCACTCGACAAGATGACCTGCCGGCCGCCAATCTGCCGGTGCCGGACAGCCCCGCGGACGCGATGGCCGGTGCCGCCGGTTCGATAAGGAGATGCCATGGTGCTGGACGATCGGGATCACGCGCTGATCGCCGCCCTGCGCCGTAACGCACGCGAAAGCCTGGTCTCGCTCGCGCGGCGCGTCGGCCTGTCGCGCAGCGCAACGCAGGAGCGGCTGCGCCGGCTCGAGCGCGAGGGCGTCATTCTCGGCTATACGGCGCGCCTCGGCGAAACCGCCGGCACCGCGCCGGTTCGGGCGCTGATCGCGGTCAGCTTCGTTCAGGGACGCAAGTGCGACCACGTCGTGCCGCAGCTCTCGGGACTGCCGGAGATCGTCGCGTGCCAGTCGCTGGCCGGCGCCATCGACCTGATGCTGACGGTCGACTGCGCGTCCACGACCGCGCTCGACGCGGTCAGGGACAAGGTGGCGGCGACATCGGGCGTCGCGACCGCGACCACGCATGTCGTGCTGCGCACCCATTTCGATGGGCGCGCCTGACCGGACAGGGCCGGTCAAGATCCGCAGCCCGGCGGGAAGCGGCGGCTCACGCCTCCGGCGGCAGGCTCTTCAGCTGCTTCGGCAGGGCCGCGAGGTCGGCTTCGAGCTCGCCCAGCCGCGCCCGATGCGCGGCTTCAGCTTCGGTCCGGTTGGTGTATTCCACGCCGCCGACCAGGAACTTCTCGCTGCGCAGAAGGCCCGACTTCTTCACCGTCACGCCGTTCGCCTTCAGCTCCTCGAGCTGCTTCTGGGCCGTGGTGATCTTGGCATTGATCGCGGCATTCTGCTCGAGGATCTGCGACCGCTCGCGCTGACGCGACTCCCCGTCCATCCGGTCCTGGTGCGCCTTGATGCGGGCCTTGTATTCGGACGCGTCCAGCCATTCGGTGCGCTGGCAGACGACGAGCAGCGAGGAGGTCGTACCGGCGGCCCAGCCGAGGCCGAAGGCGCCGAGCACGGCTTCCGGCTCGCGGCGGGTGCCCTGGCGCACGACCTTCTGGTGCTCATGATAGGTCAGGCTCTTGTCGAGCGGTACGACCAGCTTGATCTCCCACTGGTCCTCGTTGAGCGAAGCGATCAGCTGGTCCAGCCGCTTGGCGATATCGGGAACGTCGACCGTGACCGCGCCGAGGCTCCAGTCCTTGTCGCCTTCCGTCTTCGTCCAGGAGGGGAACAGGTCGACGGTGAACTGCTTGGTGGCGATCCACGGAATCATGCTGGAGGTCTCGGGATTGATCGGAAGGCTGGGCGCCGGCGACGGCGTGGACGAAGGGCTGGCGGGCTCAGCCGCGGCCGGCGGGGCAGGCTCGACGGCGGCAGAGGCGGCGGGCTCGACGGCAACCGCCGGAGACGGAGCCGCGGCGGCGGCTGGCGCTGCCTGGACCTTGGGCTCGAGTTCGACGGGAGGGGCGCGGTCGACCGGAGGTTCCTTGTTCGCCTGCACGGCCGGAGCGCCGGGCTGCGGCTCGGCCAGAAGCGCGCTCAGTTCGTCGAGGACCACCAGGTCCTTGTCGTCCAGAACCTCGGAACGCTCAGCGCTCCCGGGTGCCGCCGGAGGCTGCGAGGCCTTCGAGGTAGCGGTTCCAGATGACGGCGTGGTCGCGTCCGAGCTCATACAGATAGTCCCATGAATAGATCCCGGTGGAATGAAGATCGTCGAACGACAGCCGGATCGCGTAGCGACCGACCGGATCGATACCGATTACCCGGACATCCTTCTTGCCTGCGACGAATTTCCGCTCCGACGGCGAATGGCCTTGCACCTCCGCCGACGGGCTCTCGACGCGCAGATATTCCGCGTCCAGGGCGAAAATGTGCCCATCGTCGAAACTGACCGTCAAAAGGCGCTTGTCGGGCGACAGCCTGATTTCCACCGGCCAGGCATGGGCCCGGCCCGTCGCGCTTTCGACGGCGCTGACCTCGGCCATAGCGACGCCTCCCCCGATTCCGCTGCTGCCCGCCGTCGACAGGTAGACGTTTCCCTCGACATCTTCAACGCCGGTATCGGCCCGGAAGGTCCGGTTCCGATCGATATCGGCCGGCGCGAATGCGAGGAATGCGACAGGCGCGGACGTGACGCGGCGCCAAAGCTCACCTAAATATGCACAATGAGGACCGGCCGGCCCGAACGGGGTGCGGGCCGAGAGGTAAGCCATGCTCGATCATGCCGCATCCGTCAGACCCATGCCGATGATCGACCCGTTCGGTCGCAGCATCGACTACCTGCGCGTCTCGGTGACGGACCGCTGCGATTTCCGCTGCGTCTACTGCATGGCCGAGAACATGACCTTCTTGCCGAAAAAGGACCTGCTGACGCTGGAGGAGCTCGACCGGCTCTGTTCGGCCTTCATCGACAAGGGCGTCAGGAAGCTGCGTCTGACCGGTGGCGAGCCGCTGGTTCGCAAGGACGTGATGACCCTGTTCCGCTCGCTGTCCCGGCACCTGGACAGCGGCGCCCTCGACGAACTGACGGTCACGACCAACGGTTCGCAGCTCGCGCGCCATGCGGCCGATCTCGCCGCCTTCGGCGTCAAGCGGATCAATGTCTCGCTCGATACGCTCGACCCGGGCCTGTTTCGCAGCATCACCCGCTGGGGCGATCTTGCCGACGTGCTCGCCGGCATCGACGCGGCGCTCGCCGCCGGCATCCATGTCAAGATCAACGCCGTGGCGCTCAAGGGCGTCAACGAGAACGAGATCGAGGATCTCATCGTCTGGGCCCACGGCAAGGGCATGGACATTTCGTTCATCGAGGTCATGCCGCTCGGCGATATCGAGCCCTCCCGCCTCGACCAGTACCTGCCCTTGTCGATCGTCAGAGCGCGCCTGATGGATCGCTGGACGCTGACGGAAAGCGACCATCGTACCGGCGGCCCGGCCCGTTATGTGACGGTTGCCGAAACCGGCGGACGCATCGGCTTCATCACGCCGATGACCCATAATTTCTGCGAAAGCTGCAACCGCGTGCGCATCACCTGCACGGGCACGCTGTTCATGTGCCTTGGCCAGGAAGACGCCGCCGACCTGCGCGCACCGCTCAGGGCCTCCGAGGCCAACGACCTCATCTACGCGGCCATCGACCGGGCGATCGCGCGCAAGCCCAAGGGTCACGACTTCATCATCGACCGCCGCACGCGCCGCCCCTCGGTGTCACGGCACATGAGCATGACCGGCGGCTGAGCCACCGTTATGCCACCCATGTCACGGTGACGGCGGTCCGCCGCGCTTTGGCCGCAATCGCACGGCCTATGGCGCCATCGCGATGCTGATGGCCGGGTCGGCTACGGGTGCCCCCCGCAGCTTTTTGCCGTTGCCTAGGCATCCGTGCTCCCGCCCTTCCGGCACGGGCCCCGCCCCCTCCGGGGCCGCGGCCGATGCCGGAAGCGGGATGGAAGCGCATGCCGCACGCCCCTCGGCCGGCCGCTCCCGCAAGCTTTGCGCGCGGGCCGCCTGGGCGTTGCGCCGTCAAGAACAACAAGCGCGGCCTGGGCCTCCGTGTCCACGGCCCCCGACAAGGGTGATCGCGATGACCGAAACAAGCCCGGCGCTGCCGAGCCGTGCCGCCGTCCAGGAGGAGCTCCGGCGCCTCCTCCAGTCCCCTTTCGTCCCCGAAGGCTCGATGCTCGCCAAGATGCTCACCTATGTGGTCGAGCGCACGCTGGCCGGCGAGGACCGCGCGATCAAGGCCTATACCATCGCGGTCGAGGCACTCGGCCGGCCGCCGCAGTTCGAGGCCGATCGCGACTCGACCGTGCGGGTGGCGGCGATGCGTCTGCGCGGCGCCCTCGACCTCTATTACGGCGGGCCCGGCGCGAACTCGCCGACCCGCATCCGCATGGTGCCCGGCTCGTACCGGCCTATCTTCGAGGCCATGCAGCCTGCCGAACGCCCGGCGGGCCCGCCGCTGTTCAGCCGGCTGCTGCGGCGCCTGACCTCCACCCGTGCCCTGCTGGTCGTGCTGAGCACCATGATGGCGGTCAATTTCGCCATGACGGTTTCGCTCATGAGCCTGCAGGTCCAGGCCGCCGACCGGGAGAAGGACGCCGGGAGCCGTACGCCGGCCGTCTACGACCTGATCCAGCACGAGATCCAGCGCAGTTTCGGCCAGCCGCTGGACTGAGCCGCCCGTTTCGCCGGCGGCCCGGCCCCCGCACTGGCGGGCGGCAGCCCCATCAAAGCTGCGCTCGACGCGCGCGCGCGATGCAGGTTAGCTCTGCCGCAGGGGAAGAAACGACCGGAGCATTCGGTGGCTCGCTATGACGTGATCGTCGCCGGCGTCGGGGCGATGGGATCCGCTGCACTGTGGCAGCTCGCGCGGCGCGGCCAGCGCGTTCTGGGCCTTGAGCGTTTCGACATCCCGCACGCCATGGGTTCCTCGCACGGCGTGAACCGGATCATCCGGCTCGCCTATTTCGAACATCCCTCCTACGTGCCGCTGCTGCGCCGGGCCTATCAGCTCTGGCGCGAGACGGAGCAGCTGTTCGGCGAACAATTGCTCTACGTCACCGGCGGCATCGACGCCGGCCCGGCCGACGGCCGCGTGGTCACCGGTTCGCTCGCCGCCTGCGCCGAGCGCGATCTCGACCACGAGCTTCTAGACGCGAAGGAGCTCGCGCGCCGCTTTCCGGCCTATCGGCTGGCCCCGGACCATGTCGGCAACGTCCAGCCGGACGCCGGCTTCGTGATGAGCGAACGGGCGATCGTCGCCCAGGCGACCATGGCGATCGCAGCAGGCGCCGACCTCCGGGCGCGCGAGCCGATCACGGCGTGGGAGCCGACGGCCGGCGGCGGCGTCCGGGTCACGACCCCAAAGGGCAGCTACGAGGCCGGCCGCCTGATCCTCTCGACCGGCGCCTGGATCGCCGACCACGTGCCGGCGCTTGCCGGGCTCGCCGTGCCGGAACGACAGGTCCTCGGCTGGTTCCAGCCGAAGCGGCCGGAGCATTTCCGCCTCGGCGCCTTTCCCGTCTCGATCGTCGAAGCGGACGAAGCGACCACCTATCAGTTTCCGGTCTTCGGCGTGCCCGGCTTCAAGATCGGCATCTACAACCACCTGCGCCAGAGCGGCACCGCGGAAACCCTGTCGCGCGAGCCGGTCGCCGAGGACGAGGAGGCGCTGCGTGCAGCCGTCCGCCGGCTGTTCCCCGATGCCGACGGGCCGA
This portion of the bacterium YEK0313 genome encodes:
- a CDS encoding succinyl-CoA synthetase subunit beta, whose translation is MTAHRLEPLINPASIAILGASADPGRVGGMPLQLLLQHRFAGPIYPINPKYQEISGLRCYPDIEALPGPVDLIALAVAAREVVPQLRRAAAKGIRSAIVFASGFAETNDAEGRRLQDEFEACVAALGIPVAGPNCMGFANLKTHAYTAFASVFRDIAPPESGHRVALVTQSGNVCAAVYAASRKRDVRFSSVINTGNEAGVEFSEYLEYFADQPETETIAGYVEGLRDGERFRRVAERLRREMRPFIILKIGDTAKGAEAAASHTASLAGSQKVYRAVFDDLNVMMADDLAHMADLVHLSGFRARRAGSRVAILTISGALGALLSDKFVKAGADVPTLPAAVQQVLRAGIPDYGMVSNPVDLTGNVVNQHGFMRDALAALQACEEIDTIVVYAPGYLLQRLSPAMIEAAGTSHKLIAAIDTFNAKNHAELEAAGIPVFDDTARAVAALSIFGRWSERAGAPSAAASSGSRSVAAAQPMARLDAAIAAGRRTLDEVEGKQFLSAFGLPVAAERIAASAEEAAMAAAELGWPVVVKVLSPDIPHKSDCGGVRLGITSADEARAAFQAVTAAARHAHPAARILGVVVQTQEPSGAEVLVGVTRDPVFGPVMTVGLGGVFTEILGDVEHRTLPVDAGRAEAMVRRLKAFALLDGARGRPKCDVPALCAAMAALSEAVLAAGGRIAEIEINPLIVREQGRGVVALDALVVLNNNQEADVSGGYRDNAAQRIA
- a CDS encoding Tripartite tricarboxylate transporter family receptor, whose product is MTRMTRRTALGLTAGAIASPFVAREGFAQAYPNRPVTVIVPFGAGGSTDVIGRIVSERLQSRFGQGFIVENRAGAGGNVGVAALARSNNDGYTIGMTTISNHGINPILYRERLPFKPIEDFEFIGLASSQPNFMCIHPSIPASNVTEFLAYLKANPGKENFGSSGIGTSIHLSAELFMQMTGTKLTHVPMRSSAALVQALIGGEVKLSFDNFTSPYPHYKAGAIRGLAVTSAQRAKITPEIPPLAETLPGFDITSWNGFLAPKGTPKEICDVLTEALKAALAEPGVIQRFEEMGATATPSTPDEFRAKSRSEMAKFDEIITKAGITLAN
- a CDS encoding Tripartite tricarboxylate transporter family receptor, with product MQRRELLKSLAAGALALAGGGAAGASDWPARPVRLVVPFAAGGAADTMARILVEKLREAAGYSFYVENVVGAGTMIATEQVARSAPDGHTFLLAASAHTINPAVQRVRYDPVGDFTPVNLVVSPLHVLVVHNDLPVRNVAELIAYAKERPGKVRYGSVGHGTSTHIEAELFARMAGIELVHVPYRGSAPALQDLVTGRLEMMFDALASSKPHMEAKIIRSLGVTSAQRSSLLPDMPTIAEAGLPGYEAVPWLGLFGPAKLSGDIVQRLNAVVGQVLKTDDVKRRFAELGLEILSYEPERFASFIGADLKKWDQVARDAGLKQVN
- the fcbB2_1 gene encoding 4-chlorobenzoyl coenzyme A dehalogenase-2, yielding MIGPNVVVEQRGAVLWLWLARPEQRNAQSRQLLDDLDAAFLAATTEDSVKVIVLAGQGNHFSAGHDLKEAQESRAGFTVEERYAYEERRYYDYSMRILDCPKPTIAAVQGACIAAGFMIANMCDLIVASEDAVFADPVGRTLGAAAVEVLIHPWVLGARRAKEILFTGERFGAADALAWGMVNRVVPRADLERETDALAQRIAEAPGFALKLMKRSINRSVDIQGLRSALGAHFDTHQLSHVSEAFKEAKQAGLAKAIAKGKAS
- the mmgC_1 gene encoding Acyl-CoA dehydrogenase, with the protein product MDQQAFRSAARSFLAAELDRLRADFPGVPFTDPVLRRAFEDRVCRGGWSGLGWPKEAGGQALPIDLIAIFLEECARAGIPKGINLIGHGILAPTLLLYGSPEQKARFLPGILANTEIWCQGYSEPDAGSDLAALRTRAVRDGDHYVVTGQKIWTSYAHLADWCFLLARTDPAAARHRGISFLLVDMKSPGITVRPIRQMDGQEEFNEVFFDQVRVPVDLRVGEENAGWAIAMAAASYERATYFIPRLVQMEQELADLVAVSREMVRDGRRVCDDPLVRDAFARLFVDVQALKLHARTMLGSAARHEQPGPEGSFIKLLWSESHQRLLDLALTVIGPEVLLGPHEPSAIRHRHWQRDHLWSRAETILAGTSEIQRNVVGERVLGLPR
- the moaA gene encoding Cyclic pyranopterin monophosphate synthase, producing the protein MLDHAASVRPMPMIDPFGRSIDYLRVSVTDRCDFRCVYCMAENMTFLPKKDLLTLEELDRLCSAFIDKGVRKLRLTGGEPLVRKDVMTLFRSLSRHLDSGALDELTVTTNGSQLARHAADLAAFGVKRINVSLDTLDPGLFRSITRWGDLADVLAGIDAALAAGIHVKINAVALKGVNENEIEDLIVWAHGKGMDISFIEVMPLGDIEPSRLDQYLPLSIVRARLMDRWTLTESDHRTGGPARYVTVAETGGRIGFITPMTHNFCESCNRVRITCTGTLFMCLGQEDAADLRAPLRASEANDLIYAAIDRAIARKPKGHDFIIDRRTRRPSVSRHMSMTGG
- the sttH_1 gene encoding Streptothricin hydrolase, whose amino-acid sequence is MPADKTPVLLPIDMQKAFDGPPWPRRWNSALDGNGLALLDAWRRRGLPIIHVRHDSVVPGSTLRPGMPGHAFRDGFAPREGEALVAKSVNAAFIGTELDLMLRRLGATSVVAFGLSTDMCVSTTVRVGANLGYRMILVADACDCFDLPDGGGGSIPAETVQAVHLATLGFEFAAVSSTAAILAGLADPARRTTG
- the lrpC_1 gene encoding HTH-type transcriptional regulator LrpC, whose product is MVLDDRDHALIAALRRNARESLVSLARRVGLSRSATQERLRRLEREGVILGYTARLGETAGTAPVRALIAVSFVQGRKCDHVVPQLSGLPEIVACQSLAGAIDLMLTVDCASTTALDAVRDKVAATSGVATATTHVVLRTHFDGRA